One window of Nocardia nova SH22a genomic DNA carries:
- a CDS encoding heterodisulfide reductase-related iron-sulfur binding cluster, which yields MNALTVTLGTIGALLSLVAWAAFISGAWKIISAIRVGQPAPDRWRPFFPRFKQMLVEFIAHTRMNKFRTVGWAHWLVMVGFLAGMQFWFEAYGQTFKPTFAWPIIGNTWWFHLGDEILGIATVVGIVALIIIRQLNHPRVPQRLSRFSGSKFAPAYVIEAIVIMEGIGMVMVKAGVLALEGEYHWTDFLTGPISTLLPANVTMVSIFAFVKLVSGMAFLYFVGRNITWGVAWHRLSAFFNIYFKREDDGGVALGAAKPMMSKGRALDMENVDPDTDTLGAGRIEDFSWKGWLDFTTCTECGRCQSQCPAWNTAKPLSPKLLIMSLRDHGAAKAPYLLAGGRKDMGGDEVGLVDAEGKPNEAALANISEAARAEAERPLVGGEDVNGIIDPEVLWSCTTCGACVEQCPVDIEHVDHIIDMRRYQVLIESEFPSELAGLFKNLENKGNPWGQNAKDRLNWMSELDFDIPVFGQDAETFEGYEYLFWVGCAGAYEDRAKKTTKAVAELLATAGVKFMVLGAEETCTGDSARRAGNEFLFQQLAMQNIETLNSVFEGVEQSKKKIVVTCAHCFNALNNEYPQVGGNYEVVHHTQLLNRLVRGKQLVRVKPVSEKVTYHDPCYLGRHNKIYNAPRELMAASGAAVTEMPRHGERSMCCGAGGARMWMEEQLGKRINLDRTDEALAALDGGNSPSLIATGCPFCRVMLTDGVTARKDSGEVGQGVEVVDVAQLMLQSIDRVEPATLSENLKVIQQPKAEPEPVAEEPAEAPAEAAAETAEAAPAAAPAGKGLAMKGGGKAPGGGGLGMKGAAKAPGGKGLAMKGAAKAPGAKAPAEEAAETSEAPATPTAKPGGLAMKGPAKAPGGKGLAMKGAAKAPGAKAAPKPADAPAEAPAEAAAPTAKPGGLAMKGAAKAPGGKGAAKAPGAKATPQPAEEAAAQAPAAPTAKPGGLAMKGRAKAPGAKPAAAAPAAETVAAEASPAEATTETAATESATTEAPAASGPTETKPTVAPKGLAMKSGFKRPGPKAPGAKPAAEPATEPAESAGAESPATASDSGNGDAPAATETAPSSEANGSEANGTVAPPAAKPGGLGFKAGAKAPGRKK from the coding sequence ATGAATGCCCTGACAGTGACGCTGGGCACGATTGGAGCGCTGCTCAGCCTGGTGGCTTGGGCCGCGTTCATCAGCGGCGCGTGGAAGATCATCAGCGCGATCCGGGTCGGTCAGCCCGCCCCCGATCGCTGGCGGCCGTTCTTCCCGCGTTTCAAACAGATGCTGGTCGAGTTCATCGCCCACACCCGGATGAACAAATTCCGGACGGTGGGCTGGGCGCACTGGCTGGTGATGGTCGGCTTCCTCGCCGGAATGCAGTTCTGGTTCGAGGCCTACGGTCAGACCTTCAAACCGACCTTCGCCTGGCCGATCATCGGCAATACCTGGTGGTTCCACCTCGGCGACGAGATTCTCGGCATCGCGACCGTGGTCGGCATCGTGGCGCTGATCATCATCCGCCAGCTCAACCATCCGCGTGTTCCGCAGCGCCTGTCGCGCTTCAGCGGCTCCAAGTTCGCACCGGCCTACGTCATCGAGGCCATCGTGATCATGGAGGGCATCGGCATGGTCATGGTGAAGGCCGGTGTGCTGGCGCTCGAGGGCGAGTACCACTGGACCGACTTCCTGACCGGGCCGATCTCGACGCTGCTGCCCGCCAACGTGACGATGGTGTCGATCTTCGCCTTCGTCAAACTCGTCTCGGGTATGGCGTTCCTGTACTTCGTCGGCCGCAACATCACGTGGGGTGTGGCGTGGCACCGGCTGTCGGCGTTCTTCAACATCTACTTCAAGCGTGAGGACGACGGCGGCGTCGCCCTGGGCGCCGCCAAGCCGATGATGTCCAAGGGCCGCGCGCTCGACATGGAGAACGTCGACCCCGACACCGACACCCTGGGCGCCGGTCGCATCGAGGACTTCTCCTGGAAGGGCTGGCTGGACTTCACCACCTGCACCGAATGTGGCCGCTGCCAGAGCCAGTGCCCGGCGTGGAACACCGCCAAGCCGCTGTCGCCGAAGCTGCTGATCATGTCGCTGCGCGACCACGGCGCCGCGAAGGCGCCGTACCTGCTGGCCGGCGGCCGCAAGGACATGGGCGGCGACGAGGTCGGTCTGGTCGACGCCGAGGGCAAGCCGAACGAGGCCGCGCTGGCGAACATCTCCGAGGCGGCCCGTGCCGAGGCCGAGCGGCCGCTGGTGGGTGGCGAGGATGTCAACGGCATCATCGACCCCGAGGTGCTGTGGAGCTGCACCACCTGTGGCGCCTGTGTCGAGCAGTGCCCGGTGGATATCGAGCACGTCGACCACATCATCGACATGCGCCGCTACCAGGTGCTGATCGAATCGGAGTTCCCGTCCGAGCTGGCCGGTCTGTTCAAGAACCTGGAGAACAAGGGCAACCCCTGGGGCCAGAACGCCAAGGACCGCCTGAACTGGATGTCCGAGCTGGACTTCGACATTCCGGTGTTCGGTCAGGACGCGGAGACCTTCGAAGGTTACGAGTACCTGTTCTGGGTCGGTTGCGCCGGCGCCTACGAGGACCGCGCGAAGAAGACCACCAAGGCCGTCGCCGAACTGCTCGCCACCGCGGGTGTGAAGTTCATGGTGCTGGGCGCCGAGGAGACCTGTACCGGTGACTCGGCTCGCCGCGCGGGTAACGAATTCCTGTTCCAGCAGCTGGCGATGCAGAACATCGAGACGCTGAACTCGGTGTTCGAGGGTGTCGAGCAGTCCAAGAAGAAGATCGTCGTCACCTGTGCGCACTGCTTCAACGCGCTCAACAACGAGTACCCGCAGGTGGGCGGCAATTACGAGGTCGTGCACCACACCCAGTTGCTGAACCGCCTGGTGCGGGGCAAGCAGCTGGTCCGGGTCAAGCCGGTGTCGGAGAAGGTCACCTACCACGACCCCTGCTACCTCGGCCGTCACAACAAGATCTACAACGCGCCGCGTGAGTTGATGGCCGCCTCGGGTGCGGCCGTGACCGAGATGCCCAGGCACGGCGAACGTTCCATGTGCTGTGGCGCCGGTGGCGCGCGCATGTGGATGGAGGAACAGCTCGGTAAGCGGATCAACCTGGACCGCACTGACGAGGCTCTGGCGGCGCTGGACGGCGGCAACTCGCCGTCGCTGATCGCCACCGGCTGCCCGTTCTGCCGCGTGATGCTCACCGACGGTGTGACCGCGCGCAAGGACTCCGGCGAGGTCGGTCAGGGTGTCGAGGTCGTCGATGTGGCACAGCTGATGCTGCAGTCCATCGACCGGGTCGAACCGGCCACGCTGTCGGAGAACCTGAAGGTGATCCAGCAGCCCAAGGCCGAGCCGGAACCGGTCGCCGAGGAGCCCGCCGAGGCTCCGGCCGAGGCCGCTGCCGAAACCGCCGAGGCCGCGCCTGCGGCCGCTCCCGCCGGTAAGGGTCTGGCCATGAAGGGCGGCGGAAAGGCCCCCGGCGGTGGCGGTCTGGGCATGAAGGGCGCCGCGAAGGCACCCGGCGGTAAGGGTCTTGCGATGAAGGGCGCCGCCAAGGCGCCCGGTGCGAAGGCGCCCGCCGAGGAAGCCGCCGAGACGTCCGAAGCGCCCGCCACGCCGACCGCCAAGCCGGGCGGTCTGGCCATGAAGGGGCCGGCGAAGGCACCTGGCGGTAAGGGCCTGGCGATGAAGGGCGCGGCGAAAGCGCCCGGCGCCAAGGCTGCTCCGAAGCCTGCCGACGCACCAGCGGAGGCACCCGCGGAAGCCGCCGCGCCGACCGCCAAGCCGGGCGGACTCGCGATGAAGGGCGCTGCCAAGGCGCCCGGCGGTAAGGGTGCGGCAAAGGCGCCCGGCGCCAAGGCGACTCCGCAGCCCGCCGAGGAGGCGGCAGCGCAGGCTCCGGCCGCGCCGACCGCGAAGCCGGGTGGGCTGGCCATGAAGGGCAGGGCCAAGGCTCCGGGCGCCAAGCCCGCCGCTGCGGCTCCGGCGGCGGAAACCGTTGCGGCCGAGGCATCTCCGGCCGAAGCGACCACCGAGACCGCGGCCACCGAATCGGCGACGACCGAGGCGCCCGCGGCGTCCGGTCCCACCGAGACCAAGCCGACGGTGGCGCCCAAGGGTCTGGCGATGAAGTCCGGCTTCAAGCGTCCCGGCCCGAAGGCTCCGGGCGCGAAGCCCGCCGCGGAACCCGCCACCGAGCCTGCGGAATCCGCTGGTGCCGAATCCCCCGCTAC
- a CDS encoding glycine zipper family protein, translating to MKLRRGTAVAAMVIGAMTAALGTAHADPAPAPAPEAAKPGIDYSAKLVDKTVVTKLKNGTFELVEKQGATPDQKQQVVDIKDQAGNVALEMPVDFRIAGVPIPVKPVLKEAGTILELTPDKPADIDLTKPVAAAPVAAVQETEPGQETAIKADKPVLKDVASPIEDQRAMSDFATKFGLATAIGGFVGTAIGAAIGCVVTLPVGCIPGLVTGAGVGGIVGTVAAGGPTLIAAGVDLLGTMQAADGTTQWSDAAMAAASGQQQAAAKQQPAASQPK from the coding sequence ATGAAACTCCGCAGAGGTACTGCGGTTGCCGCGATGGTCATCGGTGCGATGACCGCGGCGTTGGGAACCGCCCATGCCGACCCCGCACCGGCCCCCGCGCCGGAAGCGGCGAAGCCGGGCATCGACTACTCGGCCAAGTTGGTCGACAAGACGGTTGTCACCAAGCTCAAGAACGGCACGTTCGAGCTCGTCGAGAAACAAGGCGCCACCCCCGACCAGAAGCAGCAGGTCGTCGACATCAAGGATCAGGCCGGCAATGTCGCCCTGGAGATGCCGGTCGACTTCCGCATCGCGGGTGTGCCGATCCCGGTGAAGCCGGTGCTCAAGGAGGCGGGCACCATTCTGGAGCTGACTCCGGACAAGCCCGCCGACATCGATCTGACCAAGCCCGTCGCCGCCGCCCCGGTGGCTGCCGTCCAGGAGACCGAGCCCGGACAGGAAACGGCCATCAAGGCCGACAAGCCGGTGCTGAAGGATGTGGCCTCGCCGATCGAGGATCAGCGGGCGATGAGTGATTTCGCCACCAAGTTCGGTCTCGCGACCGCCATCGGCGGATTCGTCGGCACCGCGATCGGTGCGGCCATCGGCTGTGTCGTCACGCTGCCGGTGGGTTGTATTCCCGGTCTGGTGACCGGCGCCGGTGTCGGCGGCATCGTGGGCACCGTCGCCGCGGGTGGTCCGACGCTGATCGCGGCGGGCGTCGATCTGCTCGGCACCATGCAGGCGGCCGACGGCACCACCCAGTGGTCGGATGCGGCCATGGCGGCCGCCAGCGGTCAGCAGCAGGCGGCTGCCAAGCAGCAGCCTGCGGCCTCGCAGCCGAAGTAG
- a CDS encoding S1 family peptidase gives MRKLAARRAKVGRASVARASAKAAAAAVASALLLGPWIATAPALADPVVAQLPADQLPPELVQAIGRDLKMSPAEYLDRAVKAQQLRDYAREFRSEHPEAFAGAWMGVDGKPIVAVTSLDAARIANSAGYQTRLAPISADNLEGSLDQLVKWIGGLPRELSAGINSVAIDFLNSQLVLSVANTPAGHLLNLPTLIANIKVVLSPDGGGPIEHRPMAGDTYISAPTSLDDSALKSVDVCSFGFNSVDAAGNALNISAGHCDPNLGKGDGSAGVYLPNIRNLKASQQFGTFVKAQLGGATGLDYSVIKLNDKAVGAGMDQPSVRGANGTTLTLTGTAEPITGAPVCKSGQSSTFTCGFVVADRVETQLFTTEGVSKTVRGFASTACTLGGDSGGAIVSGTLALGITSGSNAADAPDCKAANMDLAAYGGTASLGIPIRQILSDIDAGSDGGLGAGITVRTRPNLG, from the coding sequence ATGCGCAAGTTGGCGGCGCGTCGCGCCAAGGTCGGACGCGCCTCGGTGGCGCGCGCGTCGGCGAAAGCAGCGGCTGCCGCCGTCGCTTCGGCCCTTCTTCTCGGTCCCTGGATCGCGACCGCACCGGCCCTGGCCGACCCGGTCGTCGCGCAGTTGCCGGCCGATCAGCTGCCGCCGGAACTGGTGCAGGCCATCGGCCGCGACCTGAAGATGTCGCCCGCGGAGTATCTGGACCGCGCCGTCAAGGCCCAGCAATTGCGTGACTACGCCCGCGAATTCCGCTCCGAACATCCCGAGGCGTTCGCCGGTGCGTGGATGGGCGTCGACGGTAAGCCGATCGTGGCGGTCACCTCGCTCGATGCCGCGCGGATCGCCAACTCCGCCGGATATCAGACCCGCCTGGCCCCGATCTCGGCCGACAATCTGGAGGGTTCGCTCGATCAGCTGGTCAAGTGGATCGGCGGACTGCCGCGCGAGCTGTCGGCCGGAATCAACTCGGTGGCCATCGATTTCCTGAACAGCCAGCTCGTACTGAGTGTGGCCAACACACCGGCCGGACATCTGCTGAATCTGCCGACCCTGATCGCCAACATCAAGGTCGTCCTGTCCCCCGACGGCGGCGGTCCGATCGAACACCGCCCGATGGCGGGTGACACCTACATCAGCGCTCCCACCTCGCTCGACGACTCCGCGCTGAAGAGCGTCGATGTGTGCTCGTTCGGTTTCAACAGCGTCGACGCCGCCGGTAACGCGCTGAACATCAGTGCCGGACACTGCGATCCGAATCTCGGCAAGGGCGACGGCAGCGCCGGGGTCTACCTGCCGAACATCCGGAACCTCAAGGCCAGCCAGCAGTTCGGCACCTTCGTGAAGGCGCAGCTGGGCGGCGCCACCGGACTGGACTATTCGGTGATCAAGCTCAACGACAAGGCCGTCGGCGCGGGCATGGACCAGCCGTCGGTCCGCGGCGCCAACGGAACCACGCTGACGCTGACCGGTACCGCCGAGCCGATCACCGGTGCGCCGGTGTGCAAATCGGGACAGTCCTCCACGTTCACCTGTGGCTTCGTGGTGGCCGATCGGGTCGAGACCCAGTTGTTCACCACGGAGGGCGTGTCCAAGACCGTCCGTGGTTTCGCCAGCACGGCCTGCACCCTCGGCGGTGACAGCGGTGGCGCCATCGTCTCGGGCACGCTCGCGCTCGGTATCACCAGCGGTTCCAACGCCGCCGACGCACCGGATTGCAAGGCCGCGAACATGGATCTGGCGGCCTACGGCGGGACGGCCTCACTGGGTATCCCGATCCGGCAGATCCTCAGTGATATCGATGCCGGTTCCGACGGCGGACTGGGCGCGGGGATCACCGTCCGCACCCGCCCCAACCTGGGCTGA
- a CDS encoding S1 family peptidase, with translation MLLPRIRLSSAAGRAPRTRLRSAAVAASAAVLVLGPLTATSTADPAPAPAPNLPTELISAVQRDLKISPEEYLHRADVAQQLGAFATTAQRQFPQVFAGAWLDDAGKPVVALAPGQGLDAAKKSVTDAGFGVKDVAKSQTVLRSEKNAFQQWLSGQPAAVSQAVRGVVVDTVNNSIAVRVDKAGVPMPGFVDPAHVIVMPAAPVGPPESDPQAQVIAGEQPNAPRAGGDAYTSVAGKMQLVCSSGFNGLDRNDNPVNITAGHCNPNIPAAGTANAPGMFELLPGNHVGAQLGTFQKSVLGNQDYSIVSIDPGARDRFANNLVRVPGAAPVAITGVADPVVGAPVCKSGERTGFSCGVVNAVDQTVQVGDRELTQSFSANICALPGDSGGAMVTGTMALGISSASSVADYPVCIIPDLIGALTGDAPQLFAQPVNQVLSDNPGLRVRTN, from the coding sequence ATGCTCCTGCCACGCATCCGACTTTCGTCCGCCGCGGGACGTGCCCCGCGCACCCGTCTCCGCAGCGCGGCCGTCGCCGCCTCGGCGGCGGTTCTGGTACTCGGTCCGCTCACGGCTACGTCGACCGCCGACCCGGCGCCCGCCCCGGCGCCGAACCTGCCCACCGAGCTGATCTCGGCCGTCCAGCGCGATCTGAAGATCTCGCCGGAGGAGTACCTGCACCGCGCGGATGTCGCTCAGCAGCTGGGAGCCTTCGCCACGACCGCACAGCGGCAGTTCCCCCAGGTGTTCGCGGGCGCGTGGCTCGACGACGCCGGGAAGCCCGTGGTCGCGCTGGCTCCGGGCCAGGGACTGGACGCGGCGAAGAAGTCCGTCACCGACGCCGGATTCGGCGTGAAGGATGTCGCCAAGAGCCAGACCGTGCTGCGCAGCGAGAAGAACGCCTTCCAGCAGTGGCTGTCCGGGCAACCGGCGGCGGTTTCGCAGGCGGTGCGCGGCGTGGTGGTCGACACCGTCAACAACAGCATCGCCGTGCGCGTCGACAAGGCCGGTGTGCCGATGCCGGGTTTCGTCGACCCCGCGCACGTGATCGTGATGCCCGCGGCGCCGGTGGGCCCGCCGGAATCGGATCCGCAGGCGCAGGTCATCGCCGGTGAGCAGCCCAACGCCCCGCGCGCGGGCGGCGACGCCTACACCTCGGTGGCGGGCAAGATGCAGCTGGTCTGCTCGAGTGGTTTCAACGGCCTGGACCGCAACGACAATCCGGTGAACATCACCGCCGGGCACTGCAATCCGAACATCCCGGCCGCGGGCACGGCCAACGCCCCCGGCATGTTCGAACTGCTGCCGGGCAATCACGTCGGCGCCCAGCTGGGCACCTTCCAGAAGTCGGTGTTGGGCAACCAGGACTACTCGATCGTCTCGATCGATCCGGGTGCTCGGGACCGGTTCGCCAACAACCTGGTCCGGGTGCCGGGTGCGGCGCCGGTCGCCATCACCGGCGTGGCCGATCCGGTGGTCGGCGCCCCGGTCTGCAAATCGGGTGAGCGCACCGGATTCAGCTGTGGCGTGGTGAACGCGGTGGATCAGACCGTGCAGGTCGGCGACCGGGAGCTGACCCAGTCGTTCTCCGCGAACATCTGTGCGCTGCCGGGTGATTCGGGTGGCGCGATGGTCACCGGCACCATGGCGCTGGGCATCTCCAGCGCCTCCTCGGTGGCCGACTACCCGGTCTGCATCATTCCGGACCTGATCGGCGCGCTCACCGGCGACGCACCCCAGCTGTTCGCCCAGCCGGTGAACCAGGTGCTCTCCGACAACCCCGGTCTGCGGGTGCGCACCAACTGA
- a CDS encoding NRDE family protein: MCLVLLGWRAHPDYRLIVAANRDEFYTRPTESMRWWDERPGLLAGRDVGAPSGIPGTWLGLVPEAGRFATVTNVRGPAEGRTDARSRGALLMDFLTGSPAPEKFVRAVAADTDDYNGYNLLVSDLETLWWQSNRSATTPLELRPGLHGLSNAALLGSADPDRPGVRTDTGARAWPKIRDGLRDLSAVLGSAEPEDYFAVLADPTIAPDAELPSTGLPLDRERSVSARFVANTWHGTRCSTVLLIREDGGFTCAERSFAELGEPIGEVRFTGQLTMNRS; encoded by the coding sequence ATGTGTCTGGTTCTGCTCGGGTGGCGCGCGCATCCGGATTATCGGCTGATCGTCGCTGCCAACCGGGACGAGTTCTATACCCGCCCAACCGAATCGATGCGGTGGTGGGACGAACGGCCCGGTCTGCTCGCGGGACGTGATGTCGGGGCGCCCAGCGGAATCCCCGGCACCTGGCTGGGCCTGGTTCCGGAGGCGGGCCGGTTCGCCACCGTCACCAATGTGCGCGGCCCGGCGGAGGGCCGCACCGACGCGCGCTCCCGCGGCGCCCTGCTGATGGATTTCCTGACCGGCTCCCCGGCGCCGGAGAAGTTCGTCCGTGCCGTCGCGGCCGACACCGACGACTACAACGGTTACAACCTGCTCGTCTCGGACCTGGAGACGCTGTGGTGGCAGAGCAATCGCAGCGCCACCACCCCGCTGGAGCTGCGCCCGGGCCTGCACGGCCTGTCCAATGCCGCCCTGCTCGGTTCGGCGGACCCCGATCGGCCCGGCGTCCGCACCGACACCGGTGCGCGCGCCTGGCCGAAGATCCGCGACGGCCTGCGAGATCTGAGCGCGGTGCTCGGTTCCGCGGAACCGGAGGACTACTTCGCAGTCCTCGCCGATCCGACCATCGCCCCCGACGCCGAACTACCGAGCACCGGCCTGCCACTGGATCGCGAACGCTCGGTGTCGGCACGATTCGTCGCCAACACCTGGCACGGAACCCGGTGCAGCACAGTACTTCTGATCCGCGAGGACGGCGGGTTCACCTGCGCCGAGCGTTCCTTCGCCGAACTGGGCGAGCCGATCGGCGAGGTGCGGTTCACGGGACAGCTCACCATGAACCGGTCGTGA